The genomic DNA GGAGAGGTTTTCGTGGACAGGAAAGAACTTTCTTTGTTCAAAAAGAAGTTGTTTGAGGGATGTGCTAAAGAGACTTCTTCTTTGAATCTCGTTGTTCTGAACATTTCCTCACTCGTTTCAAGGGTGTTCGAAGCAAACTTGAGAGGTATCTGGAAAGAAAGAGTGGGGTTCGGACCGGATCGGGTCGTTTGGGAAGACGTTGGGATATCTAGAAGTTTCGAAGGCGATCAGGTCTTCATAGCGCAGTCAGGGAGAGAAGAAGAAATCCTCAAGATTCTCAAAAAAGCCCATCCATCGAGAAAGTTCACAGTGCATCGGTTCGACAAAAAGGAAGATTTCGAGGAATACTATTTCATTCTGAAAAAGCTGGCAGAAAACAGGATATATCTAGATTTTCCTGTTTCAGCGTTGATACTGATAGATGATTTCAAGGAGTGAGGAAAGGTGGTTTACAAAAAACTCCACGAGTGGGATCTACCTCCTGAAGAGGCGATAAAAATTCAGAATACCTTCAGAGAGAAAGTTCTCTTCAAACCTTTCGAAGGTGAACCAAAGTATGTGGCAGGCGTCGATCTTTCGTTTCCAAAAAGAGAAGAAGGTCTTGCCGTGATCGTCGTGTTGGAATATCCAACCTTCAAGATAGTGGAACTCGTTTCAGAAAGAGGAAAGGTTGTTTTCCCCTACATTCCGGGACTTCTTGCTTTCAGGGAAGGCCCTCTGTTTTTAAAGGCGTGGGAGAAATTGAAGACGAAGCCGGACATTGTGGTCTTCGATGGTCAGGGCATCGCACACCCAAGAAAACTTGGTATCGCATCACATATGGGACTTTTCATAGAAATACCAACAGTTGGAGTGGCGAAGTCGAGGCTCTATGGAACCTACGAAGAACCGGAGAACAAAAGATGCTCCTGGAGTTATCTCTACGATGGCGAAGAGATAATTGGGTGTGTGATGAGAACCAAAGAAGGAAGCGCTCCCATCTTTGTTTCTCCCGGCCATCTTATAGACGTCGAAAGTTCCATCAGATTGATCAAGTCCTTCACCTTACCTGGAAGAAGGATTCCGGAACCCACCAGGATGGCACATATTTACACCCAGCGTTTGAAGAGGAGCCTGTTCTGAGGAGTTTTTCTGAACTGTGATAAAATAGATTCAGCCTCGAACCAGACAGATGTCTGGAGGGAGATTGTTTTGAGCGAAAAATGGAAAAAATTGGGGGAAATTTTCAGAAAAGGACGCGAAGAAAAAGGCATCACACTCCTCGATGCGTCTTTGTTTACGAACATAAATCCCTCCAAATTGAAACGCATCGAGGAGGGGGACCTCCAGGATCTCGACGCAGAAGTTTACGTGAAAAGTTATATAAAGCGCTACGCCGAGTTCCTGGAGATCTCCTCGGAAGAGATGCTTAGAATGTACGAAGAAGGAAAGAACGAGATGACGCCGGAAGAGACAAGAGAGAAGAAGAAAGAGAAGGAAAAAGGCAAAACTCAAAATCTCATCTTGATCCTGTTTCTGGCGATTGGAGTTGTGCTGCTCATCTTTTCAATCTTTGAAAATCTCGAGCTTCGGAGAACACCGCCGGCGCATCTTATCAGTTCAAGCAAGATCATCCTGAACGGTGAAACAGTGGAAGGGGAGATTCCTCTTTTAGAGGGAAAATACACAGTGGAAGCTCAAGATGAGGTCATCTTGAGAACCGTATCGGAGGAGTGGAAAATAAAACTCAAAAAGTTCGAGGTGAGGGTTCTGTGGGAGAAGTGAAAGTACCGGATCTGGTGAATCTGGTCATGTTCATATTCGCATCTCACATAGATTACTGGTTCAACGAGGTAAGGCCCGTTCTCGAAGAAAGATTTGGATCCATAGATTACGTTTCCGACAACCTCGACTTTGAAAAGTACACCCTTTATTATTCAGAAGAGATGGGACAGGGTTTGGAAGGAAAATTGGTGAGCTTTGAAAGACTCATACATCCCTACCAGCTTGCGGACATAAAACTGGAGACAAATTCTATAGAGAAGATGTTTTCTATAGAGGGAAAAAGAAAGGTGAATATCGACCCAGGATACATTCACCACACACAGTTTGTCTTGGCCTCAACGAAACACTGGGGCAACCGTATCTACATAGGAAAGGGAATATACGCTGAAGTGACCCTCGTTTACATAAGGGGGAAGTTCAGGGATATGGAGTTCACGTATCCAAACTACAGAGAAGAAGAGTACAAGAAGCATCTGGAAAAGATCAGAGAGATCTATCTGAAGAAGAGGAGGAAAATTTTGAAGTGAAGGTTGGGATAAAGGTGCTCGGTTGTCCGAAGAACGAAGCCGACTGTGAAGTCCTGGCAGGCCTCCTCAAAGGGAGAGGGCACAAGATCGTCCGCAGTGTAGAAGAAGCGGACGTTATTGTGCTTGACACCTGCGCTTTCATCGAAGATGCCAGGAAAGAATCGATAGACGAGATCCTCTCGTTTGTTGAAGCAAAGGGAGACTTCGGCTACAGACTCGTTGTGAAAGGGTGTCTTGTTCAGCGATACTACGAGGAGTTGAAAAAGGAGATACCGGAGGTGGATCAGTGGATAGGAGTTGTTGCTCCGGAGAAAATCGTCTCACTTCTGGAAAGTGGAGAGGATCTGATTCCAGAGCGTCCCGAAACCATCTACAGGTACAGGAAGAGAATCGAGCTGGAAGAGAAACCTTACGCATATGTGAAGATATCCGATGGTTGCGACAGAAGCTGTACCTTCTGTTCCATACCGAGTTTCAAAGGAAGATTGAAGAGCAGGGAAATCGACGACGTAATAAATGAGGTGTCAGACCTGCTGAAACAGGGAAAGAAGGAGATCATTCTGGTGGCCCAGGATACAACTTCTTACGGTGAGGATCTCTACGGAAGACAGTCTCTGTCTGATCTTTTGAGACGACTGAACAGTCTAAAGGGTGATTTTTGGATCAGGGTCATGTACCTTCATCCTGACCATTTAACAGACGAGATAATAGATACCATTTTGAAACTGGAAAGGGTCGTGAATTACTTCGACGTTCCTGTTCAGCACGGAAGTGACAGGATACTGAATCTCATGGGAAGGTTCAAACGCTCCAGAGAACTAAAAGAGATGCTGATGAGGATAAGGGAAAGATCTCCGGACGCCATTCTCAGAACCAGTGTGATCGTAGGGTTTCCGACGGAAACAGAAGAGGATTTCGACGCGCTGAAGAGATTCGTAGAGGAAGTGCAGTTCGACAAGCTCGGTGTTTTTATTTACTCGGACGAGGAAGGAACACCTGCTTTTGCCCTGAGGAACAAGGTTGATCCAGAGACGGCCAAAAGAAGACAAGAAGAACTTCTACTTCTTCAGACAGAGATTTCCTACAAAAGACTGGAAAGGCTTGTGGGAAGGAATATGAAAGTGCTCGTTGAGGGAAAAGAAAACGGCTACTTGATAGGGAGAACTTTCACGGAAGCCCCCGAAGTGGATGGTGTTGTTTTCATAAAAGGAGAGGGTGAGATGGGTGATTTTCTCGAAGTAACTATAGAAGAACACGATGAGTACGATATGTGGGGGATCGCTCGATGAACCTGGCGAACTTTTTTTCGATTCTGAGAGCGGTGTTGATGATACCTGTTGTCTGGTTCTATATGGAGAGCTGGTACGCCTGGGCGTTTTTTGTTTTCCTGTTTGCGGCGTTCACAGATTACCTGGACGGTTTTTTCGCAAGAAGAAGAAACCAGGTGACGGATTTTGGGAAGGTCTTCGATCAGGTGGCGGACAAAATTCTTGTGATATCCACAGCTATTGCGATGATGGACGTTCTTCCGATTTGGTACGTTTTAACCGTCTTTGCAAGGGACACCTTTGTGAACGGGCTCAGGATTTTAGCAGCCAGCAAGGGAAACGTCGTTCCGGCCAGGTGGATAGGGAAAATAAAGACAGTATCGCAGTTTGCAGTATTGATAGGAGTTTTTCTCCTCAAAATGAGATTTCTTGAACCACTGGTTCTGCAGTTCCTCGTGATCATATCACTCACAGTAACTGTTCTGTCTGGGATCATGTATACGATGGACCTTACAAGAATCACGAAGATGGAGGGATAGCATATGAGAACCTTCCTTGCCATTGATGTGAACGATGAAGTCAAAAAACAGGCCTCTGAAGTCATAGAAAAACTTATGAGAAGAGGTTTTGGAGCGAATTGGGTCTCTGAGGAAAACATGCATCTCACTCTCTTCTTTCTTGGAGAAGTCGATGAACAGAAAATCTCCGAGATAGCAGAGCATCTTTGCAGGAGAGTGAGAGGGTTTCCTTCGTTTTCCTTCACGGTGAGGGGTTTTGGATACTTCAGGAGAGGAAAAGCCCCCCGTGTTTTCTGGCTCGGAGTAGAGAACGCGGATCGCCTGAACAGGTTGTACGAAGAACTGAAGAACGAACTTTCACACCACGGTTTTTCTTTCGAGGAGAAGTTCGTGCCGCACATCACCATAGGCAGGGTGAAATACTACCCTGACAAGTGGGAAAAGTTGGTTGAAGACATCGATTTTTCTCCCATCGAGGTGGCAGTGGACAGTTTCAAGATCTACTCATCTACCTTGACTCCCACTGGTCCTATTTACAAGATCATCTATGAATGTCATTTCGAAGGAGGATTGATCAGCCATGGCTGAGGAAAAGCAGAAAAAGAGTGTTCTGGAGAAGGCGTTGAAGAGGATAGAGGAGAACTTCGGGAAAGGTTCCATAATGATACTGGGTGATGAAACCCAGGTCCAGCCTGTGGAGGTTATTCCAACAGGTTCCATTGCGATTGACATCGCAACGGGAGTGGGTGGTTACCCAAGAGGAAGGATCGTGGAGATCTTCGGGCCGGAGTCCAGTGGAAAAACCACATTGGCGCTTCACGCGATAGCGGAAGCCCAAAAGGTGGGTGGTGTTGCCGCTTTCATAGACGCTGAACATGCTCTCGATCCTGTGTACGCGAAAAGCCTCGGCGTGGACTTGAAGAGCCTTCTCATCTCTCAACCCGATCATGGAGAGCAGGCGCTCGAGATAGTGGACGAACTCGTGAGAAGTGGCGTTGTAGATCTCATCGTAGTGGACTCCGTCGCTGCGTTGGTTCCGAGAGCGGAAATAGAAGGAGCCATGGGAGACATGCAGGTGGGTCTTCAAGCGCGCCTCATGTCACAGGCGTTGAGAAAGATCGCGGGAAGCGTGAACAAGTCGAAGGCGGTCGTGATATTCACGAACCAGATAAGGATGAAGATAGGCGTCATGTTTGGGAGTCCGGAAACAACAACCGGTGGCCTTGCCTTGAAGTTCTACGCGACCATGAGACTTGAAGTCAGAAGAGGAGAATCGATCAAAGAAGGGAAGGACGTCATAGGTAACGCGGTGAACGTGAAGATCGTGAAGAACAAAGTGGCTCCTCCATTCAAAACAGCGCAAACCTACATCATATACGGAAAGGGCGTCGACAGAGAATATGAGCTGTTCCATCTTGGAGTGGACGAAGGAGTGATAACGAGGAAAGGCAGTTGGTACTACTACACCACGCTGAAAGGAGAGGAAGTCTCTCTGGGACAGGGTGGAGTCAACGTTGTTCAGTTCCTCAAAGAAAACCCGCAGATATCGGAGGAGATCGAAAGGAGAATAAAAGAAAAGTATGGCTTACTACGGAGGAAATCAGAGAAAGCAGAAAAATCCTCTTAAGTACGCTTTGAGACTTCTGAGGTACCGCGTCAGATTTGAAAATGAACTGAGAAGGCGTTTGAAAAACCAAGGATTCTCCGAGGAAGAAATTGAAGACACGATCGCTACGTTGAAAAGGCAAGGCTACATCGATGACGAAAAATCCGCTTTTCTTTTCGCAATAGACGAGATGCGCTTGAAACTCTTCGGTCCAAAGATCTTGAAAATGAAGCTGAGATCACTCGGAGTGGATGAGGAAACATCCGAAAGAGCGATCGAAAAGGCTCTCTCTGAGATAGATTTTTCAGAAGAGTTGAAAAGATTGAAAACACGTTTCAAAGATCGGCGAGAAATAAAAGATTACCTCTATAAAAGAGGGTTCGAGATTTCTCACATCGAAGAAATTCTCGATCAAATAGATGGAGGTGAACAATGATGTTGTGGTACGTATTCGCAGGTATTGGAGGTCTTTTGATAGGATATCTAATTGCGAACTATCAGATAAATCAAAAGCTGAAAAAGGCAAAGGAAGACGCGAAAGCCATCGTTGAAAAAGCAGAAAAAGAAGCAAGTGAGATAAAGAGAAAGGCCATCGTGGAGGGTAGAGAAGAAGTTCACAGACTCAGGGAAGAGTTCGAAAAAGAGCGAGTACGAAAGGAGGAAGAGCTCAGATCGCTAGAAGAAAGACTCTTGAAGAAAGAAGAACTCCTCACCAGAAAAGAGGAAAATCTGGAAAGAAGAGAATTTCAGATCGAGGAAATGAAAACAAGGCTGGAGGAAAAGATGAAGGAAGTGGAAGAGAAAGAAAAGCGAATAGACGAAGAACTGAACAAACTCGCGGGTATGACAGTGGAAGAAGCGAGAGAGTTGATTTTAGAAGAAGCAAGACAGAGATACGAGCATGATCTGGCGAGGCTCTACAAGGAGATGAAAGAACAGGTAGAAGAGGAGGCAGAAAAGAGGGCAAAAAAAGTCATAGCTTTTGCTGTGCAGAGATACGCGCCGGATTACGTAGGAGAGATAACCGTTTCAACGGTTTCGCTTCCATCCGATGACATGAAAGGACGTATCATAGGAAGAGAAGGCAGAAACATCAGAACCTTCGAGAAGATCACAGGAGTCGACCTGATCATCGATGATACCCCGGAGGTGGTTGTTCTTTCCTGTTTCAACCCCCTAAGAAGGGAAATTGCCCGGATAACTCTGGAAAAACTGGTGGCAGATGGCAGGATACACCCTGCGAGGATCGAGGAGATGTACGAGAAAGCAAAGCAAGAAGTGGAGAAAGCGATAAAAGAAGCTGGGCAGGAAGCTACTTTCAAAGCAGGAGTTATGGGTCTTCATCCTGAACTTGTGAAACTTCTTGGGAAACTCAAATACAGAACAAGTTATGGTCAAAACGTTCTGAATCACTCTGTAGAAGTGGCACTCCTTGCCGGTTACATGGCATCTGAACTGGGTTTGAACGCCGATAAGGCCAGAAGAGGGGGACTTCTCCACGATATAGGTAAAGCGGTGGATCAGGAACTCGAGGGTTCCCACACGACGATAGGAGCAGAACTTGCCAGAAGATACGGTGAAAAGGAAGACATCATCAACATGATACTCAGCCATCACGGAGAAGAGGAACCCAGAACACCGGAAGCGGTACTCGTGGCAGCTGCTGACGCATTGTCTGCTGCAAGACCCGGTGCAAGAAGAGAAAGTTTGGAGAATTACATCAAGCGTCTCATGAAACTCGAGGAAATTGCAAAGAGCTTTGAGTATGTGGAGAAAGCCTACGCGATCCAAGCAGGAAGAGAAATAAGGGTGATAGTCGAGCCAGATAAGGTGGACGATGCTCTCGCCGAAAAACTTGCTTACGATATCTCAAAAAAGATAGAGGAAGAGCTCGAATACCCAGGCGTGCTGAAAGTGGTTGTCATAAGGGAGAAAAGAAGCGTTGCTTACGCAAAATGAGAAAAGACGAAGCCCCCTCACAGGGGGCTTTTATTCTTTTACAAAACTGCGATTTTTTAGCATAAAGCAGAATAATTCTTGCTACTTGGATATATTGGCAGATATTTACGAAAAACAAGACTTGATTTAACATAGACATTTTTTATATAAAGGTTATGTAAGCGCTTACAGGAGGTGTAGAAAGTGCCAACAATAGAAGACGTTGCAAAGCTCGCAGGAGTTTCCATTGCCACAGTTTCACGGGTGATAAACGGATCAGGATACGTTTCTGAAAGAACCAGATACAAAGTTTGGAAAGCAATAGAAAAGCTAGGGTACAGGCCGGAGATCTCGGCGAAAATCCTCGCTTCAAAAGGGAAATTGTTCCACGTTTATGTTTTTGCCAGCGAGAGGATTCTTTTACCTCTTCAAACCAACGGTATTCTCGGTGAATTCTACGGGGTGATAATAAAGGCCATAGAAGAAAATTGCGAAAAGTTGGGAATAAGGGTGGAGCTGAAGCTTCTCGAGGAATTTTCAAAATATGCTGACGCAGATGGCTATATGTTCGTAGGAGGAGATGTCACCAGAGAGTTCATAAGAGAAGTGAAATCCAAGAAAAAGCCTTTCGTTCTTGTGGATCACTACATACCTGGTGAGAGAGTAGATTGTGTGATAAGCGATGGATACGACGGTGCCGTTTACGCAACAAATTACCTTATATCCAAAGGATTCAAAAAGATTGTTCACATTCACGGGCCACTTCACCCGTATGGTTTCAAAATGAGATACGACGGTTACAAGGATGCCATGGAAAGAGCCGGTTTGATGCCTCGTTTTTACGAATGTGACGATACGGAGGAAGGCACAAGGAAAATAGTCGACATAGTCTTGAGCTCTTACGGTGTTCCCGAAGCCATATTCACTTCCAACGATAGCATCGCCTTCTGGGTGATCAGACGACTCAAAGAACATGGCTTGAAGGTTCCAGATGATGTCTCTGTTGTGGGTTTCGATGATATTGTTGACGCAGAAACTTTCGATCCACCGTTGACTACTTTGAGGGTATTCAAATACGAAATGGGTTGTGTCGCATGTAAGCGCTTACACGAGTTGTTGACAAAGGTAAATCCTCATCCCCTTCGAACTCTGGTTTTCACTCAATTTGTGAAGAGAAAAAGCACAAAATGATGCTTCCCAAATCTTATAAAAGGAGGGATTTGTTATGTGGAAAAGGGTTCTTCTCATTGCATTGATAGTTCTTTCGGTCTTCGCACTTGCAGATGTCAAGAAGATCGTGTTCTGGACAGCCCCGAATCCAAACCAGGAAACTTTCTGGAAAGCCCTCGTTGAGAAATGGAACGCAGAGCATCCGGATGTACAGATTGAATGGTCCGTTATACCAGCGGCTGGAAGCTCTGAAGAAGCCATCCTGAACGCCATCGCTGCCGGGAACGCCCCCGATATCTGCACCAACATCTTCAGTGGTTTCGCTGCTCAACTTGCAGAAGATCTGGATGTCTTGGTCGCTTTCGATGAAGAGTTTGGAGAAGAGTTCTGGAAACTCGCAGAAACAAGAAAAATGAGGAACATACTCGAAGGTTGGAAACTCAACGGACATTACTATGTGATACCCATCTATTCCAACCCAATGCTCTTCTGGTGGAGAGGAGATCTTTTAAGGAAGCTCGGATATGACAAACCTCCCAGAACTTACTCTGAAGTTTACGAGATAGCCAAAAAATGGGTCGTTCCCAAGAAAAAATACGTTATAAGGGCCGTCGCAGGAAGAAATTGGTGGGACAGATGGTTTGACTTCATCACATTCTACTATGCAGCAAGTGGCGGAAAGTCTTACATCGAAGGTGGAAAGGCTGTGTTCAACAACGAGTATGGAAAGGCTGTTGCTGAGTTCATTTACACTCTCTTCAAAAACGGCTGGACTGCTGTAGATCTGGGACAGGATCCATTTGAAAACGGCACGATCCTTGGTCAGCTTATGGGACCGTGGCACCTGAGCTACACGAAGGAACACTACCCCGAGGTTTATCCACACATAGTGATGACACCACCTCCTGTTCCGGACAACTATCCCGAGGACAAACCCGTCTATACATTTGCTGACACCAAGGGACTTGTGATGTTCAAACATTGTAAGTACAAGAAGGAAGCATTCGAGTTCATCAAGTGGGTCTTCTCCAACAACCAGAACGATGCAAGATGGATCGAACTCACACACATGCCACCGGCCAGAGAAGATCTGAACACGAATCCTGTTTTCTCGGAGTACATGAAGGACCCGTACTTTGCGAAGATAGCCGAGTACGTTGCCTATGCAGTACCACCTGCTCTCATCACCAACACCATAGACGTTCAGAACACCATGACCACATACCTGATGGAGCCTCTCATGTACCTGAAATCCACACCTGAAGAAGCTCTGGAGAAGGCCGTCGAGGAGATCAACGCACTTCTCTGGTGAGGGGAGACTCCCCCTCACCTTTTTTCATCAGGAGGGATAGGATGACGTTGAAAAAGAAAGAAGCAGGATTAGGCTGGAGTTTGATATCGATATACCTTTTCTACACAGCGATATTCTGGGGCTATCCATTCGTTTGGATGTTGATTCTTGCTTTCTCCAGATGGAAATTCGTGGGATCTCCTAGATTTATAGGGCTCCAGAACTTCTTTAGAATCTTCGAAGACAAGATGTTCTGGAGAGTTTTTCTGAATACGATGAATTTTCTTTCTTACTTCATTCCTATGGTGTTCATAGCTTCCATTCTATTCGCACTCGCTTTGAATAGAATGAAGTATTTCAAAACCTTTGTAACTCTCAGCTTTTTGGTCGCTTACGTGTCTTCAGGTGTTGCTTACTCCATCATGTTCCAGAGGATTTTCTCGGAAGTTGGACCAATAAACAGATTTTTGTATAACACTTTCGGTATTACGATACCATGGTTCACCGATCCACAACTTGCAATGTTGACCATAGCCATAATGGTCACCTGGAAATTCGTGGGATACTATGGTCTTATTCTTTACTCGGGACTTCAGGCCATTCCAAAATCTATATATGAAGCGGCAGAACTGGACGGCGCGACTTCATGGGTCAAATTCTGGAAGATCACACTTCCCCTCTTGAATCCTGCCATCGTGACCGTTTTGATCCTGGCTGTGAACCTTTCCTTCGGTATATTCACAGAACCGTACATGATCACCGGTGGAGGGCCTATGAATAGAACCCTCACGTTCATGCTTTACATGTACAACACCGCTTTTCAGAGAATAAATCCCAGCTATGCGACGACCATAGCGGTTATGACCGCTATCATAAACTTCTCGATAGTCATATTCATCAGGAAGGTCATTGAAAAAGAGGTGACCATAGTATGAAGAAGGTTAAAGAAATCATCTTTCACGGGGTAATGTTGCTCCTCGCCTTAATATGGATCTATCCATATATCTGGTTGTTTCTCTCATCAATAAAACCAGCCGATGAAATCTTCACTAGGTTTTTTCCAACAAGAATAACACTTGAGCATTACAAATACATATTCACCATGGCGGAAAAAATGGAACGTCCTTTCCTGAGAGCCTTTCTAAACAGTGTTTTTGTTACTGCCACCGTGACTTTTTCTGTGGTTTTTACCTCTGCGATCGTCGGATATAGCCTGGCAAAACTCAAATTCAAAGGAAACAATGCTATATTCAATTTCATCATTTTTCAGATGCTCTTTCCAGGTTTCATGTTCATCATCCCACTTTTTGTACTAATAAGGAAACTCGGCCTCTACAACTCCTATCCAGCCATGATTGTTCCCTTTCTCATGAGTGCGTGGAGTCTTTTTATGATCAGTCAGTCCTACAAAACGATTCCACAGGATTACATAGAAGCTGCTAAGATTGACGGTGCCAGTACTTTGTGGATAATATTTAAAGTGATGATCCCTCTCTCCAGAAGCACTCTCTCCATTGTGGGTCTTTTCACATTCATAGGAATCTGGGACAACTTCCTCTGGCCTCTCATGGTGATAAAAGACTACCACAAAATGCCTCTTTCTGTTTTGCTTGCCACTTTCAATCACGAGTATGCGGCTTATGTTGGACCGTTGATGGCGGGGTCTGTAATTCAAACGATACCTATGGTTCTCATCTTTTTAATTTTCAGAAAGCAATTCTTGCAAGGAATTTCTATGTCTTTCAAGTAGAGGAGGGAGAGCATGGAGCTTAAACTCGAAAGACACCCGGCGAATCCTATTCTGGAACCTTCTCCATATTTTCTCTGGGAAAGCAAGTTCGTCTTCAACCCGGCTGTGGTATACGATGGAGAGCTCTTCCACATGCTCTACAGAG from Thermotoga sp. includes the following:
- the nfi gene encoding endonuclease V, with protein sequence MVYKKLHEWDLPPEEAIKIQNTFREKVLFKPFEGEPKYVAGVDLSFPKREEGLAVIVVLEYPTFKIVELVSERGKVVFPYIPGLLAFREGPLFLKAWEKLKTKPDIVVFDGQGIAHPRKLGIASHMGLFIEIPTVGVAKSRLYGTYEEPENKRCSWSYLYDGEEIIGCVMRTKEGSAPIFVSPGHLIDVESSIRLIKSFTLPGRRIPEPTRMAHIYTQRLKRSLF
- a CDS encoding helix-turn-helix domain-containing protein translates to MSEKWKKLGEIFRKGREEKGITLLDASLFTNINPSKLKRIEEGDLQDLDAEVYVKSYIKRYAEFLEISSEEMLRMYEEGKNEMTPEETREKKKEKEKGKTQNLILILFLAIGVVLLIFSIFENLELRRTPPAHLISSSKIILNGETVEGEIPLLEGKYTVEAQDEVILRTVSEEWKIKLKKFEVRVLWEK
- a CDS encoding DUF4416 family protein, with amino-acid sequence MGEVKVPDLVNLVMFIFASHIDYWFNEVRPVLEERFGSIDYVSDNLDFEKYTLYYSEEMGQGLEGKLVSFERLIHPYQLADIKLETNSIEKMFSIEGKRKVNIDPGYIHHTQFVLASTKHWGNRIYIGKGIYAEVTLVYIRGKFRDMEFTYPNYREEEYKKHLEKIREIYLKKRRKILK
- the rimO gene encoding 30S ribosomal protein S12 methylthiotransferase RimO; the encoded protein is MKVGIKVLGCPKNEADCEVLAGLLKGRGHKIVRSVEEADVIVLDTCAFIEDARKESIDEILSFVEAKGDFGYRLVVKGCLVQRYYEELKKEIPEVDQWIGVVAPEKIVSLLESGEDLIPERPETIYRYRKRIELEEKPYAYVKISDGCDRSCTFCSIPSFKGRLKSREIDDVINEVSDLLKQGKKEIILVAQDTTSYGEDLYGRQSLSDLLRRLNSLKGDFWIRVMYLHPDHLTDEIIDTILKLERVVNYFDVPVQHGSDRILNLMGRFKRSRELKEMLMRIRERSPDAILRTSVIVGFPTETEEDFDALKRFVEEVQFDKLGVFIYSDEEGTPAFALRNKVDPETAKRRQEELLLLQTEISYKRLERLVGRNMKVLVEGKENGYLIGRTFTEAPEVDGVVFIKGEGEMGDFLEVTIEEHDEYDMWGIAR
- the pgsA gene encoding CDP-diacylglycerol--glycerol-3-phosphate 3-phosphatidyltransferase; translated protein: MNLANFFSILRAVLMIPVVWFYMESWYAWAFFVFLFAAFTDYLDGFFARRRNQVTDFGKVFDQVADKILVISTAIAMMDVLPIWYVLTVFARDTFVNGLRILAASKGNVVPARWIGKIKTVSQFAVLIGVFLLKMRFLEPLVLQFLVIISLTVTVLSGIMYTMDLTRITKMEG
- the thpR gene encoding RNA 2',3'-cyclic phosphodiesterase, producing MRTFLAIDVNDEVKKQASEVIEKLMRRGFGANWVSEENMHLTLFFLGEVDEQKISEIAEHLCRRVRGFPSFSFTVRGFGYFRRGKAPRVFWLGVENADRLNRLYEELKNELSHHGFSFEEKFVPHITIGRVKYYPDKWEKLVEDIDFSPIEVAVDSFKIYSSTLTPTGPIYKIIYECHFEGGLISHG
- the recA gene encoding recombinase RecA, with amino-acid sequence MAEEKQKKSVLEKALKRIEENFGKGSIMILGDETQVQPVEVIPTGSIAIDIATGVGGYPRGRIVEIFGPESSGKTTLALHAIAEAQKVGGVAAFIDAEHALDPVYAKSLGVDLKSLLISQPDHGEQALEIVDELVRSGVVDLIVVDSVAALVPRAEIEGAMGDMQVGLQARLMSQALRKIAGSVNKSKAVVIFTNQIRMKIGVMFGSPETTTGGLALKFYATMRLEVRRGESIKEGKDVIGNAVNVKIVKNKVAPPFKTAQTYIIYGKGVDREYELFHLGVDEGVITRKGSWYYYTTLKGEEVSLGQGGVNVVQFLKENPQISEEIERRIKEKYGLLRRKSEKAEKSS
- a CDS encoding RecX family transcriptional regulator, which produces MAYYGGNQRKQKNPLKYALRLLRYRVRFENELRRRLKNQGFSEEEIEDTIATLKRQGYIDDEKSAFLFAIDEMRLKLFGPKILKMKLRSLGVDEETSERAIEKALSEIDFSEELKRLKTRFKDRREIKDYLYKRGFEISHIEEILDQIDGGEQ
- the rny gene encoding ribonuclease Y, whose translation is MLWYVFAGIGGLLIGYLIANYQINQKLKKAKEDAKAIVEKAEKEASEIKRKAIVEGREEVHRLREEFEKERVRKEEELRSLEERLLKKEELLTRKEENLERREFQIEEMKTRLEEKMKEVEEKEKRIDEELNKLAGMTVEEARELILEEARQRYEHDLARLYKEMKEQVEEEAEKRAKKVIAFAVQRYAPDYVGEITVSTVSLPSDDMKGRIIGREGRNIRTFEKITGVDLIIDDTPEVVVLSCFNPLRREIARITLEKLVADGRIHPARIEEMYEKAKQEVEKAIKEAGQEATFKAGVMGLHPELVKLLGKLKYRTSYGQNVLNHSVEVALLAGYMASELGLNADKARRGGLLHDIGKAVDQELEGSHTTIGAELARRYGEKEDIINMILSHHGEEEPRTPEAVLVAAADALSAARPGARRESLENYIKRLMKLEEIAKSFEYVEKAYAIQAGREIRVIVEPDKVDDALAEKLAYDISKKIEEELEYPGVLKVVVIREKRSVAYAK
- a CDS encoding LacI family DNA-binding transcriptional regulator — its product is MPTIEDVAKLAGVSIATVSRVINGSGYVSERTRYKVWKAIEKLGYRPEISAKILASKGKLFHVYVFASERILLPLQTNGILGEFYGVIIKAIEENCEKLGIRVELKLLEEFSKYADADGYMFVGGDVTREFIREVKSKKKPFVLVDHYIPGERVDCVISDGYDGAVYATNYLISKGFKKIVHIHGPLHPYGFKMRYDGYKDAMERAGLMPRFYECDDTEEGTRKIVDIVLSSYGVPEAIFTSNDSIAFWVIRRLKEHGLKVPDDVSVVGFDDIVDAETFDPPLTTLRVFKYEMGCVACKRLHELLTKVNPHPLRTLVFTQFVKRKSTK
- a CDS encoding extracellular solute-binding protein; protein product: MWKRVLLIALIVLSVFALADVKKIVFWTAPNPNQETFWKALVEKWNAEHPDVQIEWSVIPAAGSSEEAILNAIAAGNAPDICTNIFSGFAAQLAEDLDVLVAFDEEFGEEFWKLAETRKMRNILEGWKLNGHYYVIPIYSNPMLFWWRGDLLRKLGYDKPPRTYSEVYEIAKKWVVPKKKYVIRAVAGRNWWDRWFDFITFYYAASGGKSYIEGGKAVFNNEYGKAVAEFIYTLFKNGWTAVDLGQDPFENGTILGQLMGPWHLSYTKEHYPEVYPHIVMTPPPVPDNYPEDKPVYTFADTKGLVMFKHCKYKKEAFEFIKWVFSNNQNDARWIELTHMPPAREDLNTNPVFSEYMKDPYFAKIAEYVAYAVPPALITNTIDVQNTMTTYLMEPLMYLKSTPEEALEKAVEEINALLW